The region TCGGCAGCTGGCACTGGCAACGTGCTGGCAAGCCCCGCAGCCTGCCTGTGCCCCTGCCACACGCTCTGGGTCTCCTGCAAAGCCTGTGGGGACAGTCAGGAGAAATAAAGGAAACCGCCTACGAGCACTGGAGGAGTCTGAAAACGTGCAAGCATGAGTCTGGGGCAGGCCTTGAAACCCACGTTTGCTCCTTCGTGCCCTTTGCTGGCCACAGAGGTTTTGCTGCTCCTTTGCTGGATGGGAAGGTGCAGACTGGAGTGTGGGAGCAGTACAGGGGTGACGGTCCTTAGGGATGTGGGTTTGGGTTTCTGGAGGCTCTGCCAGGTGCTGAGAAAAGCCCCGTGAGAGGGCTTGCTAAGGCTGGGGTGCACGTggccctggctggctgctgctggaagtTACTTATTGACAGCCTTGGGGAGGGTGCAGTGTGCTCTGGTGCCCTGGGAGCATCACGGTGTGCTATATAACCCTGCTACCCTATGGACATACATACCCCTGGCTGCACATGCGTGTGTGCTCACATGCCTGTACAGGACAGCAGGAGAGAGGCATTGAAGCTACTGTGAAaatcaagttttcttttaaaatgagagcGTTTGGAGGTGAATGGAGCTGAGCTTTCCCGCTCTCATCTCATAGGTGAGAAGGAAGGAGTTTGCCCAGCCTGGGACTGCTCCACCGCGCTGGCCCTGAAGGCGTtccccagggacaggggacTCAGGGGACTTGTGCTGCCAAAATGCAGGGAGCCGGCTGGCCGCAGGGTCAGCACTGGAGGCCCCATCCCCTGGGAAAGGCTGTACCCCCTGTAAGCATCGGGTCGGCATCCCagtggcagctccagccccgccAGGCTGGTGCGGAGGCACCATCCCAGCATCATTGTGGCAGGGCTGGACATTGTCCCTGCTGAGCCACTGGCAGCGGGGATGGTTCCATCTGCCCCGGCTCAGCCCGAGCAGGACACAGCCCCGCAGCGGTTCCCAGCACCTCGGCCCCTGCAGAAGCACGTCAGGAGCACACATCTGTGTTCCCAGGACTCCCTCCGAGCTGCCGGCACGTTTCTCCTGGGAAATGTTTGGGTTAGTGCTTCACTTTGCTTTCTGAGCCGCTGGGTTTTATTCATAGGCCATGGCCTCTTGAGACATCCTCAGCCATCAGCCTGgttcagaggaaaaacaaacccattCCCTGGACGTCAGGGCTATGAAACAGCCAGCGGTGCCGCAGCCCCTGAGCGATGCCGCTCACTTCAGTCCCAGCGCTGGGGTCCCTGCCGCACAGGTGACAACAGTCAGGGCAGAAGCAtcgccccgcagcccccatcAGGAATTTGGACATGCTGAAGCCACTGGGTACCCTCGTGTATTACCATGCCATGGGAATGGGGTGGGAAGAGCAAGAGCCAAGGTCGGGTCCGTCTGTCGGAGAGAGCTGAGGCAGGTGAACACACACAGACTTGGTCCTGACCAGCTCTGGGAAGGGCCATGCAGCAAAAGGGGTACAGAGCCAAATGGCAGCTGGCCtagccccagggctgggcagggagcgtGCCTGGATGAGAGTCCTGCACCCAAAAACTCCAGGGTCTGTGTGCAGAGGGGGGCTGCGCGCTCCCACCTCCACAATGGACTCAGAACTGCGGAGGATGCCGTGCTGAGCACGGCTGTACATCCCTGCGGGACACAGCCCATGGGATGTGCTCTGGTTGCATTAACGGCAACATGCCCTCTCTCTTTTGCAGGCTTGATCTTActgttttacttcattttctaCACATGCCTGGCGGGAATGTTTGCTTTTTGCATGTACGTGATGCTGCTCACGCTGAGCCCCTACACACCCACGTACCGGGACCGCGTGTCTCCGCCAGGTAGGTACCCCAGGCAGCCCGGCTTCGGGCACCTCTGCTGGCACTCACCCAGCAAAGTGCTCCCAAAACGGAGCGGCAGGGACCTTGGGTAAAAGCCTGCTGGAGCTCTACACGCCTACAGTCAACCAGCCCTCCGCACCATGGGTGTTACCACTTACCTTGGGGCACTGACAGTGCTGCAGGTTCTTTGCAGAGGATCAGGTGTCTTAAATAGCCCCATGTGAAGCATTCATTCTAATTATACTAATTGTTATTCTAATTATGTTAATTATTAGGCTAATTATTCTCAAGTGAGCAAGTTTAGGCATTTCATAGGTGTTCCCCATTCATTTCAGTTGCTGCCCCTTTATATCTCatatcttcaaaataaaatgcaaatcaaGACTAGCTTTTATGCGTTATTATCTGGGGGAGCCCTGGCAAGATAATGTTCAAAAACTCCTTTCCCTAtgacagaagcagcattttcccCATGTTTTCGTGTTGGTGGGGAACACAAGGCCCCCTcgccctgctccctgcctggagCTGGCTGTGCCTCTGGGAGCATGGGGGACCCCTCAGGCTCCATGTGCAGCCCCAAGCAATCTCTTCCCTGCAGCGCTGCTGAGATCCTCCAGGTCTCCCATGTTTCCTGGGATATTTTGATATGCGTGGTGTTCTCTGGGTGTGAAATGGAGGTGATGGATCAGCAGGTTGAGAAGAGAGTTTATTTGTGAGCTGGTGCTGCCGCTCTTGCGCCTGTGCCCAGCCCCAAGCCCAGATGCAGTGCAACCAGCCCCTGCAACACGTGCCCCAAGCCTGTGGCCAGTCTACCCGTGTCTACTCTAACAGGGTCTGTTTCCTTCTCCAGGCGTAATGATCAGACCGTACTTGAATGGGTTCACCATTGCCTTCAACATCTCTCAGCCCAGCACGTGGCAACCCTACGTGGACAGCATGCACCACTTCCTAGCAGGTAAGCTCTTGGGCACCCCAGGAGTCATGCCGGCAAGTTGTTTGCATCCATGCACACAGGCGCACAGTGCAGGGGTCTCCTCCTGAGGTGCAGATCAGCACTCAGCATCTCACAACCCCCACCTAGAAAGGGAGGCTCATAAAGTAGTCCCGGGAGCTTCTGTGGGAGGGAGCCTTGCCTTTCCAGGTGGGACTTTCTAACGCCCTCGACACGCAGATGTACTCTGAGAGCGTGGGTCTGTGCAGGTCTCGAGAAAGATTAACAAGTCTCTTGGTCTCCACCAGCTTATGATGACAAAGTTCAAGAGGAGAAGAATATCGAGTGTGTCTCAGGACAGTACTTCATCCAAGGGGGCAATGAAAGCGAGGAGAAGAAGGCCTGCCAGTTCAAGCGCTCACTGCTGCAGAACTGCTCTGGCATCGAGGACCCAACGTTTGGCTACTCTAAAGGCCAGCCCTGCATCCTGCTGAAGATGAACCGGGTACAGAGAAAGCCGGCTGTCtcaatttcttccttcagtGCATTCCGGTGTGATAAAGACCATGCAGGGACTGAAACTCCTCCACTCCTCAGGCCCAGGGAAAAAGGGAACTAGAATCCCCAAACCTGCTGGCTCATACCTGctagaaaacataaaaaagaaacactacACAACTTGCTCAATTTGATTTGCTGAGGCCCGAGTGCTTGGAGTGTCTTGTGCCAGGCTCCTTTGTGGGAGGAACTGAGCTTTAGGGCTACACCTGAGACCCCAGTCTCTTTGTACTGGGAATTTTCACAGAATCGAGTTTATTTGAAATCTTCTAATAGCATGGTGGCACAGTGCACGCTGCTGGGAAAATAAATGTGGGAGGTGTGTGAGCTGTGTGGGGAAGTGGCTGTATTGCTCCAGGGAGTCTGGGCTCTCCggatgctctgctctgcctctgctctcaggcACGGACAAGCTGCACTGCACGGGGTGGCAGACCCTGCTTCTGGGGCCACGTAACTCCTGTCCTGAGCAATGCGACTGGCACGTAGAAGAGCTTAAGCCCTGGAGAAGGGAGGCAGCACGCCCTTGGCACTGCATTTCATACAAGCATGCATGTTTGTTTTTGCAGATCATAGGCTACCGCCCTGGTGCTGGGGTCCCCGTGAGCGTGGACTGCAAAGTGCAGGTACTGCTTTCATTCGTGCTCGGCAGCATGGTGCATAGAAGGCCAAATGTCTCCCACTGATAGACCCCACCAATATCTGTCCTCGTTTTAGCCCCAAACACTCACAGGACCCAGCGCTGCCGATGCCTCTGGGCGTGAGCGGGGGCCAATCTGCTGAGAATGACAGAGGCCACCAGTCTCCTGCTTCCCACCCTGACCCTCGCCCTCCGAGcactgctggctcctgccaGCCTCACTGGCAGcgctctgctcagcccctgagGGCAGgcctgcagggctgggtgctggggtgccagctagagcctggagctggggtgggggggaagaggcagaagcTACTCGCATCCATCCCCACCTGCGCCGCAGGACCCTCTGTCCTAGGGAGCACCCTGCAAGCCAACAGCAataaggagaaggaagggctcCCGCTGCCCGGGCAGCAGCTGGATCATACGCTTAGAGAGCAATAAAGCAGTAGGCAAGCACAGGGAGGGACAGGCAGGCAGCAAATTCTGTAACCCTCGCCTGTGCCTTCGTCGCACCGTTACGCTCTGGctcgctgcagcagcagccggcTCTCACAGCAAACACGCTGcgtgcaggcaggcaggcgcAGCTGGGCCCTGATGTGGGTTTGCAAGAGATGTCTGCATTAAAGCTCCCTCACCTTACTCTGAAGAGAGCTGTATATTGTGTCCCACAGGCTAGGTGTgtaccttcatttttttcccaatcaCAGAAAGGCAATGACAGCGATCTCAGATCAGTGGACTTCTACCCTGGAAACGGGACGTTTGATCTCATGTATTACCCCTACTACGGCAAGATCACTCACGTAAGTAAGGGCTCCGGCATCTTTGTTATGCCTCCttgggaaggagagggcaggagctgctgcacgGAGTACAGATGTGCTTTCTGGCTATTTTGGGCagatgcaggcaggagggaggccaCGGGCACTGCGATTACAGCGCTCTATTTCTGTCTCTGACAAACTGCAGGAAATCCTTGGGGACTCCGGTTCCCCCTTGCCAGCAAAGGGAATGATTACATTTATCATCTGGAGACTAAGACGGGCTTTGCTAACTCCCAGAGAAGGTCtcaacagcagcattttcccaGGGTGTTAGGGAAGTCAGGGGTTAGGTGACACAAGAGAAAAAGGATGGGGCTTCTGTCAAAGCTATGACAAAACCCCTTCAGTCTGGGTGGCTCAAAACCGAGCAGtccatttctgaatttcagtctATTTCTGAACATGCTGGCCAGCACTGCTTTGTTCTGCGCTGGGCTGTACAGCGTCAGCAGGTAACACACCTTCACAACAAAAGCCGAAATGGAAGATGAGGCGAGCACTAGACTCCTATTGTCATACTGCTGCTGGCTGAGGATGAGCAGCAGCCCCAGACACCAGGTCTGCATGTCCTCTGAGCACACAGATCCGAGAAACGCTACGGATATCTTATTACAAGCCATAGGTCGGTTTTTAGAACAGCAGAAAGTATTTGGGAGTCCCATTATCCTGTGTTACTTGTCCTGGCTAATCAACCCAAGAGGCACGGTGCAGTACAAAACTCTGACGTGATCCCGTCCCTCTGAGGCACAGGCACAGAAAGGCTCAGCTTCAGCATCCCGAGGGACCATAATGGACATCAGGCAAACGCACTCAGATGCCTGGGAACTGTGAACCAATTACTAATGATTTTTACTGAACATGAAAGCACTGCCTGCTTTTCTGCTCCCACAAAAATTACACTTAAATCTCCCTTCTTTTCAGGTCAATTATACCTCCCCACTGGTGGCTATGCACTTTACAGATGTGAAGAAGAATTATTTGGTCCCCATTCAGTGCAGTCTGAATGGGAAAGGTATTATCAATGACGTTAACAGCGACCGCTTCCTCGGCCGAATCATCTTCACACTCAGCATTGGAAAGTAGCCACCGCAAACACTGGGCACTTAGGTTAAGTCAATCAgaggctttttcctttttaaagcgTAAAGCCAGCATTTTTTCTGCTAGAAAAAACAGGCACATGGagatttttgttaatttatttttcttcatagttaGGAAGCAAATGAGATGCAACGGAGTGTGGAACCACGTTTTTCATCCTCTGATGAAAATCATTattagtaaaaattaaaagttatCTCCTGGGCAGGGAAcctgcaaaaacatttcaattttgATCAAAAAACCTCTGGTATCTGAACACTATTTTCATAAGGTCTTTTATGAGTGACCCCTGTGGAATGCATTTTTCCTGGCTTTAAATTTTAATCTTTACCATAGTTTTACGTGCATTTCTCATGCAAAAGCTAACAAGAGGGTAGTTTATTAGCACTACTCTTGTTAAAATAATGAACAGCAAAAATTCTGGATTATGCCTGCAATGACACagttaaaaagtgaaaatggcAGATCTCAAAATGCCTCCCAGGATCTTCAGCACCAGGAGCATCTTGACCACAGCATTTTACACAGCTTCTTCAGCACACCCAAGGTGTCGGAGCAAAGGCCATGTAGAAAATCATCTGCCCTTGAATGTTTCCAACTGTTCCTTTCTGATGAGAGAGGATTAATGcatttctccctcttcttcctcactcCAGCACTCCTCCCTGCCCCGGGAATCCTCATCAAGTCTATTAGGCAGGGACGAGTGAAAGGAGCTCTGTCACGGTTCGCAGGTTAGCGAaacctccttcccctgctcagGCCCAGAAGTACCAGGGAAACACGTCAGACCCCCCCAAATATTTCAGCCCTCTTCTTTCCTGTTCCAGAGAGGTCGCAGCTACAACACTGCAGAAAACCACAGGGAAACGCTTAGTCATTTCATCATTACAGGGTCAATGCTGGTATTAGTGAAGTCATCAATTTATCACCCTCGAAGATGTATGAAGCACGCTCGCCCTTCTCGGAGCAGAGTGCTGCTGAGCAACCCCTGCAGCGCAGGCAGCCCGGCCGTCCCAGGGCCATCAGCACATAGCCTTCGTGTTGTCAGAGCTCAGCTACGCTCTGCACGTTGCGAGCTATGAGAACGCAGCAGGACAGGACACCTTAGGGTAATGTACTAGTTGGAAAGCACACTTACTAAAATTACTGACTGAACAAGAGCATTATGGTATGTTTGTCCTACATCCTAGTCCAGGTACTTAATCTGCCGTCATTTCCTGATCTATCTCAGTCTCTAAGAAGGCATTTTTTGGTATAAAAATAAAGCGACTACAGTAAAATTAACTCTATGGTACCATTCTTAAGACGCTGGCACAAGAGATGCGGTTAGTGACTTCAGCTCCCTGCGCTGGCCAGTTAGGGACTGAATTTCAAAGCAGCGTGCAATGTGATCCTTGGAGTTTGAGCACTTGATTAACCTTCCAGGGCCAGAGAGTTCAGAAGCCCAGTACAGTAAGACTCACTATATGCTAAGTATCACAACCAACGATCAGGCAAAAGCTATTTATTAAGGACTGCTAAAAACTTGAACCAGAGGTAGTTCAGGAACTAATTTTGCTCAGATGTGGTTATTCACATGACATTGGTAGAGCTCAGGCAACACAATCATTCTGCCTGCACAACTCCTCTAAAAGGGCATGTTCTGATCAACAGAAAGCGGCTTCTGCCAAGGAAGGTGCTGCCACTGTAGCAGCTATTCCTTTGGCATCAGAAATAAGTTAAACCCACAAACGTTTCCCCACCTGCCAATCGCTTTAGcttaaaaacatttgtatttctggGGGATCCTGAAAGGAAACCAAATCCTTCATGCTTCAGGTCATGAAATTAACAGCTCTCCAGCTAGCAACAGGACAAAACTTCATTTATATCTATTCCCTACCTGCCTATTGGAAGGATTCATGAAGCAGGTGGTCTTTTAGCAGACGCTGGACCCGTGCTTTGATCCAACCAACAAAGAAAGCTCAACTAATTGGGATGTAAATGCACGAACAGCTTAGAAGCAAAAGCTTCTGTTTCCCCGTCAGCATCCAGATCCAGGCACGTTGACAATCCCGTTGGAAAAGCTCTCAGAAATTGCACGTGTCTACTTATGCTAAAACAAAGCATTATAAACACCGTagttaactttatttttcatacacATACTCTGTTTGCAGCATATTTGTACAGTCAGTTCAAGATTTGGAGAACTGTATACACCACTCTTCATGCTACAACCACCTGAAAGTGCTGGCTCCATTTTTTGACTTCTGTTGAAGCCCAAAATAATactttatatgtatatataaaatatatacatatgcatctAGGAAATTGCCACATTTTACTAAAATAACCTTTGATCTGCAATCTGAGCATGAACCCATAGATGGAATCcatctgctggcagcagagaagcaaCACGCTCTGAGAAGCGGGCATTACTCAGAAATTGCCAGTCTCCGAATAATTCAGCATTTACCACTCTGTCAGGGAAATCAAGTATTGCGAGAGCAAAGGTACAACACAAAAGATCAAgacaaccaaaaccaaagcacaCAGTCCAACTCAGCAGCATTAAATTACACTGCTAGAAAAAGACAACTTGGTTCAAGAGCCCATTTGCAgtacaaaaatcagttttgtcAGATTCAGGTAAAGCCTATCTTTGGTCACAGTGAGGACAAGAATAATTGAATGTACAGGTATTTCTCAAACATCAAAACTCTTTAGAAATCTCCCTTCCCTGAATATCTAGCTATTGTGAGTTACTTAAACATCAGCGTTGACTGTCTCCTTTGTGCGTGCGAATTACTGAAGGTGCGTTCCCTACAACATAGACTCAGGCTCAATGCACAAAGAGATTAAATATTAAAGTAGGTTCAGTAAACACTTGCTGCAGAGGACAGAAACTTTGTGTGCCATCAGTAGCTCTCTGCAGTCCTGGCAGCTCTTGAGCTGTCCCACAGCTGGAAATCAGTGTTCAGTAGCTGCAAAAGGCTTTTACCAAGACGGACCAAAGAGGCTGAAAGAGCAAGAGGCTTCTTTCATCCTATCAACATGAACCTGATGGGACTGAAGCAGAACACAACCACAAACGACTCGCTTCTATTTTGGTAGTTTCGATAGGGAACGTAGAATTGCAAAAGGTATGGCATTAATAACAAAGAGAGCATCTTCAAACAAGTCAGATGCTCTCATTCCTTTGGAAGTCACtttctttgctctctctctatatatatattagttTCTGCTTTATGATGAGCATTCTTCATACTATAAATTCTGTGCTTTTACACTATTCAACTGCTGTTTGAGAGAGCAATAATTAGGTTAAAAGCAGATTAATCCTATCAAAACAGACTTCTTATATCTTCACTTGCATTCCAAGATCACAGCTTTTCCGTGATCCCGTTAACCCATGAAAGCTGTCCAAAGCAACTGCAGGAATCTCTGAACAATCTGTGTTCTTAGTCAGCCTTTGAGAGCTCTCAGAACACTCTCGAGCCTCACACGGACCAGTGCCGAAACACTGTGTAGTTTCTCTGATGTGCACAGAATCAGAGCCGAGACAAACTGCAGCCAGTGGAATTCCAGCCTCCCACCCTCATTTGACAATTGAGCTTagaacagaagggaaaacagtCAAACTAGCACAGGACACATTTCCTTTAGCAGACTGTTGGCTTTTCTGAGTAGTGAAAGGTCTCCAGGACTGAGCCTTATTTTAGTGAACTAAGACATTAAAGACATCATGCTAGTGCAAAGCTATTTAACATACATTAGCAGTCAACTTCTCCATACTGATgttaaacaaattaatttactAGAAGAATCAGATGTTCTTCTTGTATTACGTTAGTTTATTAGTGAGATCAGGTACTACCTTTACATTCAGAAGGAATAGGAAATTCAGACTGATTCACAAGACCAAGCTGCTAATGAAAAAAGACAACAGCCGTATGCCAAGTTCCCAACAGAAGTCTGTGAAGAACTTGGTATTCATTTTCCCATAGCATGTACAGTCCCTTTCGACATAGCAGTCACACCTTTAATTACGGTTTTAGCTTTAGCATTATCTGAGATAAGCTGTATGCAACTAGAAATTTCCTTGTATAAAAAGattaaacaacagaaataaagtttCATAGATGTGTTCTTTACTCAAAATAATCACGCTTCTCACATGGACACACATCAACCCTACTCAGTGCGATCTATGGTCCTCAGAACACTTACTTTCTCCAGAAATCATACAGTAGCTTCAAGGAATTCTGCAACTCATTTTCAGACTCATGGCACATTATTCTGttgtggttttaaaatttttttaaaataaagaaactaggaattaattaatttttcttctttttaaaggggCAGATCAGAGAGtctgggaaaaggagaagagcaggg is a window of Gavia stellata isolate bGavSte3 chromosome 14, bGavSte3.hap2, whole genome shotgun sequence DNA encoding:
- the ATP1B4 gene encoding protein ATP1B4, giving the protein MDGNASAGGTEGQHRSPHRKAENKHEEKVQDPDRGEDETKAEMGSKTWADLAGEMKMFLWNPEERTCLGRTAKSWGLILLFYFIFYTCLAGMFAFCMYVMLLTLSPYTPTYRDRVSPPGVMIRPYLNGFTIAFNISQPSTWQPYVDSMHHFLAAYDDKVQEEKNIECVSGQYFIQGGNESEEKKACQFKRSLLQNCSGIEDPTFGYSKGQPCILLKMNRIIGYRPGAGVPVSVDCKVQKGNDSDLRSVDFYPGNGTFDLMYYPYYGKITHVNYTSPLVAMHFTDVKKNYLVPIQCSLNGKGIINDVNSDRFLGRIIFTLSIGK